A stretch of Plutella xylostella chromosome 10, ilPluXylo3.1, whole genome shotgun sequence DNA encodes these proteins:
- the LOC105383689 gene encoding C-type mannose receptor 2, which yields MIRHSILFLWMILAASSLTAPSRSKQYRKDYIYNKKTDAFYKLHIETVARHRARTMCTYEGAKLMVPESAKDIAQLHMLLKDYPDIGPYVWIEDDGKSHESAEEQPLINLESPEGTDPPGFTISHCDVVTRRGLVESLPCTALLPFVCKVDAEEAPYDPVCDVYGKEYIYNATLGSCYRVSKIAMTWSQGYSECRGDGAHLLILNSREEDQAVMDLLRRSFPENARVHWFYFVGFRAHAENGTRVFRTVFNQTLEQAGFSSWSPGEPNNYQGTEDCGSLFKNNGKFNDVNCAHQYGVICEKEIGKRD from the exons ATGATAAGACATTCAATACTGTTCCTATGGATGATATTAG CCGCATCTTCCCTCACTGCTCCTAGCCGAAGCAAGCAATACCGCAAAGACtacatttacaacaaaaaGACGGATGCGTTTTACAAACTACACATCGAGACGGTGGCTCGGCACCGCGCTCGCACTATGTGCACTTACGAGGGGGCCAAGCTGATGGTCCCCGAGTCTGCCAAGGACATCGCCCAACTGCATATGCTGCTGAAGGACTACCCGGACATAGGCCCTTATGTGTGGATCGAGGACGACGGGAAGTCGCATGAGTCGGCCGAGGAGCAGCCTTTGATTAATT TGGAGTCCCCCGAAGGCACGGACCCCCCAGGGTTCACTATCAGCCACTGCGACGTGGTGACGCGGCGCGGGCTCGTGGAGTCCCTGCCCTGCACCGCACTGCTGCCCTTCGTATGTAAGGTGGACGCTGAGGAAGCACCGTATGACCCTGTTTGTGATGTTTATGGGAAAG AATACATCTACAACGCGACGCTAGGCAGCTGCTACAGGGTGTCAAAGATCGCGATGACCTGGTCCCAGGGCTACAGCGAGTGCCGCGGCGACGGCGCGCATCTCCTGATCCTCAACTCCAGAGAAGAAGACCAGGCCGTCATGGACCTGCTGAGGAGGTCCTTCCCAGAGAACGCGCGGGTACACTGGTTCTACTTCGTCGGATTCAGAGCCCATGCTGAGAATGGCACGAGGGTGTTCCGGACTGTTTTTA ACCAGACCCTAGAGCAAGCAGGCTTCAGCTCCTGGTCCCCCGGCGAGCCGAACAACTACCAGGGGACTGAGGACTGCGGCTCCCTGTTCAAGAACAACGGCAAGTTCAATGACGTGAATTGCGCGCACCAGTACGGCGTCATCTGTGAGAAGGAAATAGGGAAGAGAGACTGA